The Cyprinus carpio isolate SPL01 chromosome B19, ASM1834038v1, whole genome shotgun sequence DNA window ttttttttttttttttttttggcttttggtAACTTTTACCAatctaaacatgtttttataaaaatcctcctgaagagtttttttttattcttgttgcTGATTGCTGAAACAAACACGTGCACGCACCCAAGAAAACTTCAaagcttaaaacaaaacaatctaaaaaagaaagaaagaaaataaaaattttgtgttttcaacaaacacaatcaattttttttcttttacaaattcACCAAtgaagtgtgtttttcttttttctttttttttttaccatctaaaacttttatacaaatctatttaaacaaaacgattttaatatattttttgttttattttcggaAACCaccaatctatatatatatatatatatatacaaattctCTCTtgaagcatttttgttttgtatgtttatttggtgatggatgaaaaaataacaatctaaaaaacatttttagcaaaatctcttttgaagtttgttttcattgttgtttgtgttttttttttttttttttttttgtcatgttttcagcAACAACCAGTCTAGAAAAGTAGAGTTGGCTTTGCTGTGCTTTCCAAGTTCTTGgcatttcactgttttcactTTCTGAGTAATTGATATTGGCCTAGAGATACTTAAAGAAATGTTTCAGGTTCAATTCAGTTTAAGCTCTGTGGACCGCATCTATGGATTACTGTCACaataaataatgctgttcttcagataatgttaaaaatgcatgtatataattaCCTTACAATGGAGGGATGGGGTAGATGGGATTCactggaataaatgtaaaaatacactattacagttttttttttgtttttaattagtcaTATAGACATTTTTTATTGAACTGGAATGTATAGTTCTTTCATGCAGAAATGGTGTAATTGCAGTCATGGGATGAGCTGCACCAATGAATGCATGTCATTTCTGTGTATTTGGTGGTTTTATCACGTAACCTCTGTCCCCATTTTAAGTGTAACTCTCAAACAAACGGAGACTTTGAACCGAGTGTAATCAGCGGGAAGACTCGGTCAGCAGGTGATGTGACTTATCTGGACCCTGTGATTGGCCCACCATTACCCCTGATCATCAAGATACATGTGGTCCCAGCCAGTCAGCGCGGACTCTCATTTTAACATCAGGGGAAGCCTAGGCTGGAATATGTGCACTCTGTAGACACGTGGTAAAGATTTCTAAGAAAAGTCAGTGTGTTGAAGGTTCACAAATGGATACTGACACAGTAAATACAGAAAAAGACCCTTTCAAAAGACCAGCGATGCAAACAATAACCAGCTGTGGTTACATCATATAAAGTTACATCATAATGTAGAGCTGGGTCCAGTCAGGGTCAGATTTGGTAATAttgctggtttggtttttgtttgtttatatgatttgttgcacgttttgttttattgtgtgctttttgttttgtagttgttttgtttgtttatagtttttgttgtgtgctggtttgttgtggtgttttgtttgtttgaatttcttattgTGTgctttttgattagttttttggtagttttttttgtttatataatatgttgtcttgttttattgtgtgctttttgttttgtttaggtattttgtagtttttgtttgttaatatgatttgttttgaagtttttgcttgtttttaggtgttttgttgtggtgtttcttattgtaatttttttttgctttgttttgtatgctgtattttcttgttttagtgttgttgttgttttttactgtcttggtggtgttttgttgttgtgtgctctgttgctttgtgtgtgtgtgtgtgtgtgtgtgtgtgtgtgtgtgtgtgtgtgtgtgttgttttgttttgttttgttttttttgtaccaaATCCTTGAGCCCCAGGACAGTATATTTGTAATTCATATACATACGATTTGAATAAGTTCGTGAACTGTGAGGATTGTTTTGTTTCAGTGTGccttgaaatattgaaataaatcaaacatctTGGGAGTTGGCTCTTTTTCAAAACCTGTTTTGTGCCAACCCTGTTCAAAAAGTTTAGAGGTTGAACAAGAATTTTTGcatgttatcaaaaataaataaataaagcatattttattttattgcaatatgtaaattaacaaaccatttaaatttaataacaatgAATGGGGATATGTAAACATAATCAAGATGAAAGGGGTATTTCTGGGCCATTTTTAAGTTTACAGGTTCAACGAACAACTAGAAAGTGTAAGGTAAACAGACATTTAAGTAAAGATGTGTTTCTGTAGCCAAAGGTCAAAGGGtttgaatgcatgaactgataaaatgcacaCTTGAATGAAATCGAAGTTGCACAGGATTCTGTCATGGAGACAAATGTCACCGTGTCCTGAGAATGACCCACCGTAAACTGCATTTAAATCAGCTACATTGATGCAAACAATATGATTTAGTGACCCCTGTTTGCCTCTTGCACACAGAGCATGTGGTTATGCACTCCATAAAGCTTAATCTCTGATTAGGCCTGTGTCTGTGTTGGCTGGACGCTGTACGGTGTGAGAGGTTGTTAATGGGGTCCCTCAGCGCTCGGGCCGATCAGAAGACGCTCTTATGTAACCAACACAATGCTCTTGATTTGATGCCAGAGCTGGACACGTCCTGCCAAACACAAGGCCTTACCGTGACATCTGACTGAGCAGGACAGACAATGTGGCCTGTCCAATCCTAATGTCCTGTTTCATAATGACCTCATTCCCCTCAGACACAGAGCGACATGACTGTAGATTAATCAGCCAGTCAATCTGATGCACTTATGCATGACTGTAGCATATTACTATGACATGAAGTCAGTATTTGCATATTAACTCCATCCTGTATAATATATGATACACTGATGTTcagggcctgtattcacaaaacatcttaaaagtAGCTCATAAATCGCCAATTtcggagaaaatcttaaaaataatgggcatGTCAGTACTAAATTTATAGGACTCCtacatttttgctctaagagtatttaaaactagctcctaaaacgtcaggagtagtgaagaggactcctgaGTCACTAtgacagtttggttttcttttctgGTTTTCTTTCAGCCATGTTTATTccactctgttaattaaaaagctgtttatatgcatattcactaattgtTTACAAGAAGCATACctgtaagaggctgacaattagctgaacatatacttgtttaattagtgactcttagcctgcattttaaaatatttatatgtgccaattattataattatttttcaaaccTTTATTTGAACATGGCAACATTAAAttgtgctctacaatatttctatgtaTACATTTCTGACAGAGActttcagccaatcactgtgtgcatagttagtaagtatgctgacatcatcaaTAGCACTGAGCTCAGCCCCGcccccttactcttagcttaagacttctctctgttccttagtaaaagtttgtctcggCAGCTTTGTGAAttggttttaagaaaaaaactcttagctaaaaacttgtactgctatttaggagaactcttagttggtaagataaaatgttttgtgaatatagCCCCTGAACTCTGGATAAAAAAGCATGAGCGAGGTGGTATTTGTGTCTGTCTGAATTAGGTTGCACCACTTGTAGTCTCTCACCATGGATACAGCTCTTTTGTTCCCCAGAAATATAATTGCATCACCCGGTTACATTCATTTCACTTGTTCCTGAACCCACTGAACTCAAACTATAGTGTGTGATCTCGGGCTTCACTGAGAGTTTCTTTGGAGAACTTCTTTCAGCTGTGCAACATTCTGAACCTCAAGCACACTTGGAAGTCTACAACAAGGATTTAGTTGGCAAACATTTGCTTTCAACACAGAGCCATGCAGTGGATCATAGTCTAGGACAGGGGCCTCACAAACTTTATTACTGCataattttagaatgtaattataaaaatgaagacaaataTATAACTGTTGTACAATCATTTCAATTGTActgtacaaataatttttttttaaaattataataatagttttattttacacGATAAGTCACTTATATTTATGTCTTAAAGTATTcactttaaaacattcaaaacctCAAGCTTTTATTCTGgttaaatactgttaaaaacGTGCCTTGCCAAATGCATGAACACAGTGTTGCGCTTCactctttataattatttgattaaatcacagcctttggtttgataatcattttaattttacatccaatataatttttattaatagctTTTAATCAGCTCAGGAACTCCCTGCAGTTCCCCAGTGAACCCTGGTCTATGATATGCTCGCTGATTAAATTTTATAtggaatttaattttttctatatCTAACTAACCAAATCTTCCCACCAAACATTCATCTTGGTGTGAACACAGCCTTCAGTCTGTGTATTGGGGATTTTTCTCTGACTCTTTTTGCAGGTTACACtcttacaccagtaggtggcgacaagttatatgttttaataagtgagtcattgaatgaGTCACTAAAcctatttgttcaaaaacactgatttatccAGCTTTCATTCACCGTTTGattactgttttatgaatactgttaATTCTGACAGTCTATTGTTTTCACATATATGCATATCCATATTTAGATTCAAGCGTTGGTCAGAGATGCTTGGCAGTTGAATTACTGCTTCATTTGGAACTACTCTATCTTCATTGATGGAGGAAAAACAGGCACAGGTAGTATTGTttttactcaatattaacttgtttactgagcTGAGATTATTTGCAAGTTATTTGTGTGATAATCAGGCATATGGGACTTGTTAGGCCTCTTATAAACTATTCATTAGTTGTGAGAAATTGGTGCTGGATCACTGCCACGTTATAGTCAACGTAGACAATGGCAGATATGGGAACTGAACACATGAAAGTCAGTCAAACCACAAGCACACCTCGTTCCAGAAATAGTTTAGCTGGGAACGTTTAAGCACAACAGACAACTTGTGGTCTGCATGCAAAATAATTCATATCAGTTATTTTACAGCACAAAGAATTATAGTCATAAATGCTTAAGATATTGTGAGATTGGACTTTATTGAACAGCTAAATGTACCTGAAACTATTTTGAATCTTGAGGCAGATTTTATCTTCTGTTAGCTGCAGTCACAACCAAGAATCATCTGGCATTCAGATCAAATGATGATTGACAGCAGCTCAAAGCACACTGTGCAAACTATTTTGACACAAGGTTTAGAGTTATATAACTGTCCTCATCTCTCCTGACACACTTGGACAAGCTATTCAGGgttataattgaataataataataaaacattacagaGTTGAGGCCAAGCTTCTTTCAAAGGAGAGTCTGTAACAAGAAACGGTTCCAGTGTGATTTGTATTGATGTCTATACAAACTAAATCTGTAAACATCACTTTCCCAACAAAGAAATACTTGGTGAGGGTAGGAATGATTTAGGTCATAAAACATCTTTCATTCGGTTTTTATACAGTGTtcaatacataaatgaaacacaaCAAGCCTTCCAGAAAGTCATTTAAGCTCAGATATGTTGTACTTACTGTTACACTCCTAATACTGCATGCATCAATAAATGGGAACAAAATGTTCATTAGGGAAGAAATAATCACAATAAGTCCTTGTCTCTATCAAGTGTCATAGTGAAGTGTCATGCAGATATGGCCAATAATAATGACAGGATGCCACGCCCCCGTCGACTGGACGCCAGCGTTGTTTGATTAGTAGTTTGGGAAGTCCGATTCGTTTGAGTCGATTCCTTCGAACGGATCAGTTCGTTTGAGTTGTCACTCAAAAGTTAACAATGCATAATTTTTTGCACTTAACTTAATATGTTTGTCTGTTATTACTATGTTTTCGATTCATCTGTATAAATTTGagtgtgaccctagaccacaaaaccagtcataagggttaatttttgaaaaaaataaaaataaaaataaataaaaaaataaataagctgaataaatgagctgTCCATTGATGCAGGTctataggacaatatttagctGATATAGAcctacaactatttgaaaatctggaatctgagggtaggctacaaaataaataaataaagaaaatcatcgccttttaaagtttttagcaatgcaatTACCAGTcagaaattaagatttataaatatctaaatggaaaatgatctttatttaatatcctaatgattgttggcataaaagaaaaatcgatcattttgacccatgtTACTATTGATGCAAATATAGCCTACCCGTGCTTTCAGGAACGCTCGGTGAATCGATTCGATCGAATCTTTACAAAAGAGTCGGCTCAAAAAAAAGATTCGGATAGCCTACCTAGACAGAGAAACCGCGCTGGAGTtcacttcagttcagttcagttcagttcagtgtgcCTGGAAGACGCTGTTCCTTCTGCTCCGAGACTGACACTGACGGGGATAAGAGATCACAACGAGTCGCGTTTAAAGAGAGGAATTAGATTGGTGTTAAATATCAAGACTAGTCTATGTGCCACCGGGATCTTCCACGCACAGTGCGCCGCGGGTTTCATTCTCGGTTCGCAAACGGATTCACCGGGACACATGGGTGGGAATCTCGGGTGCCACCGGTCCATTCCCAAGGACCCCACGGATTTCTGCCAGGGCAAGCGCAAGTTCAGCGCGGCATGCAACTTCAGCCACATACTGGTAAACCAGGAGCGGCTGAACATCAACACCGCCACCGAGGAGGAGCTCATGACTCTATCTACCGGGCGTGAACCGCGGGGTGGCTCGCAAATCGTGGAGTACCGGGAATGCATCGGCGGGTTCAAGAAAGTCGAAGACCTGGCGCTGGTCAGCGGGGTCGGTGCCACGAAACTAGAGGCTATTAAACTAGAGATCTCCGTGTCGAGCAAGAACAGCTCGTCCAATCAATCGCCCTCGTCTCTGCGCAAAGAGCACGAGCATCTGCCGTGCACCGGCGTCAACATAAACACCGCCACGCCGCCGCAGCTCGTGAGCGTCCGCGGCATCACCGAGAAACTCGCCAGGAACATCGTGGAGTTCCGTTCCGCGCACGGTCCGTTCCGAAGCATCGAGGACCTGGTCAAAGTGCCCAGCATCAACTCGTCCCTGCTGGACCGCATCCGCTTTCAGGTGTTCGTGGAGCGCTCCAGGACTCCGTCCACCAACACGAACGGAGGCTTCACGCACCCGAGCCCCACGTTCTTCGGTGGCGGCAGCGAGGAGCCGGACGCTCCGCTCGGGGGACCGCCGCTCGTCTGCTCTGTGCGGCCCTGCGTCGAGCCTCCGGCGGGCACGCGCGATGGGAAGCCCGCGGTGCGCGTGGCCACCTGGAACCTGCAGCGCTGCTCCAGCGAGAAAGCCAACAACCCCGGGGTCAGAGAGGTCGTCTGTATGACCCTCCTAGAAAACGAGTGAGTAACCTCTATTACATCACTAACAAAGCATGATTTATGCTCTATGATCATGCATTtttagaacatgtttttttttgtttgttttttacatgtcATGGTAGATTTCTTTGAAGTATCATGATGAtaataccataaaaataaaaataaaaaacaccaagtACACATTTTCAGAATACTATCATAAAGGAACTAAAACTAGTGGTAACAGAgacaaatatgcacacacacacacacaaacctaaatatattaaagaaaataatacactttaaaaaggagaaaaaggtaataacaaataaaacaaaatatggggAGAAGATATGAAAAGAAGGGGAGGTTAAGTTAGGATGAACCATGGTTTTGTATGAGAAGTTTTCTgctgtgttgttttaatataCAAATGAAGCTTTAGATGAAGTcgaattaaatatgcactaatctgcatacatttccaaaacagaaatctgaacactggataaagccaggttcaaaattattcttcattttgttgacatattaaagaGGATTTTAGATGTCTGTTGTTATCATtcagtaaaacataaaataatgtaagcagcctgtaattaaaaaaaaaatcactgtgatTGTAGGTTTAAGATGTTATAAATGTCCggtgaattataaatgaatacgcCCCTCTGTGAAAactttcagaatatagatagatgTAGAGAAActacaaacaagcaaatataCCAAAatacccccccaccaccaccaaaaaaaacacagacaggcaaactgaattacaaaaaaaaaaaaaaaaaaaaaaaaaaaaaccctgaataaATGACCTTGTCCGAAATTCATAAATACATTCTAATGGAATTTTGACCATAATCATAATTATATCAAACTCTAAGAATCAAACACAATCCTATTTGGAACTAAAAtccctttttcattttttcttttatccaACATaatcttatttgatttttttgtcaaTTCTTGTTTGATTCAATTTTTTGGTCAAATTCTGCAGAAGTTGTATGACAAATTCTGTCAGTattcttctttatatatatatatatatatacaggtccttctcaaaaaattagcatattgtgataaaagttcattattttccataatgtaatgataaaaattaaactttcatatattttagattcattgcacaccaactgaaatatttcaggtcttttattgttttaatactgatgattttggcatacagctcatgaaaacccaaaattcctatctcaaaaaattagcatatttcatccgaccaataaaagaaaagtgtttttaatacaaaaaaaagtcaaccttcaaataattatgttcagttattgcactcaatacttggtcgggaatccttttgcagaaatgactgcttcaatgcggcgtggcatggaggcaatcagcctgtggcactgctgaggtgttatggaggcccaggatgcttcgatagagcggccttaagctcatccagagtgttgggtcttgtgtctctcaactttctcttcacaatatcccacagattctctatggggttcaggtcaggagagttggcaggccaattgagcacagtaataccatggtcagtaaaccatttaccagtggttttggcactgtgagcagaaaatcttcatctccataaagcttttcagcagatggaagcatgaagtgctccaaaatctcctgatagctagctgcattgaccctgcccttgataaaacacagtggaccaacaccagcagctgacatggcaccccagaccatcactgactgtgggtacttgacactggacttcaggcattttggcatttccttctccccagtcttcctccagactctggcaccttgatttccgaatgacatgcaaaatttgctttcatccgaaaaaagtactttggaccactgagcataagtccagtgctgcttctctgtagcccaggtcaggcgcttctgccgctgtttctggttcaaaagcacacgcctgtgcacggtggctctggatgttttctactccagactcagtccactgcttctgcaggtccccccaaggtctggaatcggtccttctccacaatcttcctcagggtccggtcacctcttctcgttgtgcagcgttttttgccacactttttccttcccacagacttcccactgaggtgccttgatacagcactctgggaacagcctattcgttcagaaatttctttctgtgtcttaccctctcgcttgagggtgtcaatgatggccttctgtaaagcagtcaggtcggcagtcttacccatgattgcggttttgagtaatgaaccaggctgggagtttttaaaagcctcaggaatcttttgcaggtgtttagagttaattagttgattcagatgattaggttaatagctcgttttgagaaccttttcatgatatgctaattttttgagataggaattttgggttttcatgagctgtatgccaaaatcatcagtattaaaacaataaaagacctgaaatatttcagttggtgtgcaatgaatctaaaatatatgaaagtttaatttttatcattacattatggaaaataatgaacttttatcacaatatgctaattttttgagaaggacctgtatatatactgtatatatatatatatatatatatttgttgcatTGATTGTCACACTTGAAGTGTTTCTAGTATTAATATCATGATTTTTTGCAGTCTGCATAGTCTGATGGTTTCattattttcaaatcattttcaaatcCCATTCTTAGCTGTTAGGCAGCTTTTAAGATGTTTGTGCTCTGAACATGCGCGGGGAAGAGTGAACCGTGTGTCAGGTTAGTGGTGATAGGAGGAGTCCAGCTGACTTGTGCTGCAGTCTGCTGTGATCTTCAGTGGATGTTTATCATAAAGACACATCTGACTGTGCACATTATCAGAGTCCCTGCCCATGTTTTATTGCATTGATGGATTCTAAGATAAATGTTTGTACTGTTGGTTGttttatgacacacacacacacacacacacagtaattcaGTCCAGGTGTTGCTGATGTACGTGCCCTCATTCTTGTCATGACTCCGGGAGGGCTCTTATATAagcatgtactgtactgtatgtgtgtgtgttgattaaaACAGTAGTAAGAAGGCTCTTCTCATTGGCAGGGAGAATATAGTGTTATGAATGACATAAGCGCCGAACGCTGTACTCTATGTAACAGCAATGCATGTAATGCAGCCATCCCTAAAAAGAAAGCAGTGACCCAGCCAGAAGCTCATGTAACATTCTCAAAGGGCATTTGGAAAGATTTTGATTCTGCTTCgttaatgtatattaatgtattaatgcaTGTGCTGCTTGACTGCATATTTCTTCCTTGTTTAAGGGTGACTTGATAAAGATAAATGATATCCAGTACAGAGTGAGTCACATTAAAGCTTTTCTGGT harbors:
- the LOC109049474 gene encoding endonuclease/exonuclease/phosphatase family domain-containing protein 1-like, which encodes MGGNLGCHRSIPKDPTDFCQGKRKFSAACNFSHILVNQERLNINTATEEELMTLSTGREPRGGSQIVEYRECIGGFKKVEDLALVSGVGATKLEAIKLEISVSSKNSSSNQSPSSLRKEHEHLPCTGVNINTATPPQLVSVRGITEKLARNIVEFRSAHGPFRSIEDLVKVPSINSSLLDRIRFQVFVERSRTPSTNTNGGFTHPSPTFFGGGSEEPDAPLGGPPLVCSVRPCVEPPAGTRDGKPAVRVATWNLQRCSSEKANNPGVREVVCMTLLENDIKLLAIQDLADREALDKFCAELNQPTLCSVRKWTSARGLWKCAVSEKPTGQSSNAAEYSGFLWDSSSGIELKDATVLENAATNGNGTHSQPQPYLGHFYIGSSELTLVNLHLTAAPSSAEQKRKSMCDELKAQRLSAGLQETLKGERELLVLGHFGMGLDSPEMECLRREKLSSLLAPSVFTNISTRTPQGSRCLDNIWTSRSLKKIYTGHCWVVREGLTNPWIPDNWSWGGVASEHCPVVAEFFVDVMQKEHLCGGNRVPVVERGDSMSKHER